One Phycisphaerae bacterium RAS2 DNA window includes the following coding sequences:
- the hrdA gene encoding RNA polymerase principal sigma factor HrdA produces MARFSHPEVGQLGRELLLSPARLRPRQLEGIAHLIDLIDPDTDYPYALVCFHITGYRPRRGPDSVLGGRDLVSDLIELMDLLTESNPLPSEAAVGPLYDSDALAQRLRVSTKTISRWRKRGLCGFWYQMGERARLAFDGRAVQRFVARHGDLVRRGATFQLMRADERDHIVARARELVATQKCSLHIVTQMLAEETGRAIETIRYTLRRWDKQNPDESLFDGREQAQTISEAAVVLEALEAGEDVRSLAVRFDRSEAEIRRLIAQARVDALRESPIDYVYNESFDAPAAEREILAEAIEPDTSDEAELRIPAELPAYLKELYRTPLLGRDEERLLFRRMNYHQHRAERARQAATAMGTVTAANFRRVTTLLAALDAESHAASELKNRIIRANLRLVVSIAKKHLYSHPGATLFELVSDGNLALMRAVEKFDYARGFRFSTYGSWAIMRGYARSIPDELSHSGRFQTGHEEMLSATRDDRAVEASEFEPADVDVRSAVSRCLRSLDDREREIVVNHFGLGGAAGGRTLEEIGREMGLSKERVRQIELKAFAKLRGVLGERGAELLAG; encoded by the coding sequence ATGGCGCGATTCTCCCATCCTGAAGTTGGTCAGCTCGGCAGAGAGTTGCTGCTTTCGCCGGCCCGGTTGCGCCCACGACAGCTCGAAGGCATTGCGCACCTCATCGATCTCATTGATCCCGATACGGATTACCCGTACGCGCTGGTCTGCTTCCATATCACCGGCTATCGCCCGCGGCGCGGCCCGGATAGCGTTCTGGGCGGTCGCGATCTGGTAAGCGATCTCATCGAGTTGATGGATCTCCTGACCGAGAGCAATCCGCTGCCGAGCGAGGCGGCGGTCGGCCCGCTTTATGACAGCGACGCCCTCGCGCAGCGGCTGCGCGTTTCGACCAAGACCATCAGCCGCTGGCGGAAGCGCGGTCTGTGCGGGTTCTGGTATCAGATGGGCGAGCGCGCCCGGCTGGCGTTCGATGGTCGGGCGGTGCAGCGATTCGTGGCGCGGCATGGCGACCTGGTGCGCCGCGGCGCGACGTTTCAGTTGATGCGCGCCGACGAGCGCGACCACATCGTGGCCCGGGCGCGCGAGTTGGTTGCGACGCAAAAGTGCTCGCTGCACATCGTGACGCAGATGCTGGCCGAAGAGACCGGCCGCGCGATTGAGACGATCCGCTACACCCTGCGCCGGTGGGACAAGCAGAATCCCGATGAGTCGCTGTTCGACGGGCGGGAGCAGGCGCAGACGATCAGCGAGGCCGCGGTCGTGCTGGAGGCGCTGGAGGCCGGTGAAGATGTTCGCAGCCTGGCAGTGCGGTTTGATCGCAGCGAGGCGGAGATTCGCCGGTTGATCGCGCAGGCGCGGGTCGATGCGTTGCGCGAGTCGCCGATTGATTACGTGTACAACGAGAGTTTCGACGCACCGGCGGCCGAGCGCGAGATTCTGGCCGAGGCGATCGAGCCGGACACGTCGGACGAAGCCGAGCTTCGCATCCCCGCCGAACTGCCGGCGTATCTGAAGGAACTGTATCGCACGCCGCTGCTGGGTCGCGACGAGGAGCGGCTGCTATTCCGCCGGATGAATTACCACCAGCATCGCGCGGAGCGCGCGCGGCAGGCGGCCACGGCGATGGGCACGGTGACGGCGGCGAACTTCCGGCGGGTCACGACGTTGCTCGCGGCGCTGGATGCCGAATCGCACGCGGCGAGCGAGCTGAAGAACCGTATCATTCGCGCAAACCTGCGCCTGGTAGTCAGCATTGCCAAGAAGCATCTGTATTCGCATCCCGGCGCGACGCTCTTTGAGCTGGTCAGCGACGGGAATCTGGCACTCATGCGCGCCGTGGAGAAGTTTGATTACGCGCGGGGGTTCCGGTTCAGCACCTACGGCTCGTGGGCGATCATGCGGGGCTATGCCCGGTCAATCCCCGACGAGCTTTCGCACAGCGGGCGATTCCAGACCGGCCACGAGGAGATGCTCTCCGCCACGCGGGACGATCGGGCCGTCGAGGCGAGCGAATTCGAGCCTGCCGACGTCGATGTGCGGTCGGCCGTGTCGCGGTGCCTGCGTTCGCTGGATGATCGCGAGCGCGAGATCGTTGTGAATCACTTCGGCCTGGGTGGTGCGGCGGGCGGTCGCACGCTCGAGGAGATCGGCCGCGAAATGGGCTTGAGCAAGGAGCGCGTGCGGCAGATCGAGCTGAAGGCCTTCGCGAAGCTGCGCGGTGTGCTCGGCGAACGCGGGGCGGAGCTTCTGGCGGGTTGA
- the ubiG gene encoding Ubiquinone biosynthesis O-methyltransferase, with the protein MCGAQGRHLGVVFGRPMHACPVCELLWVPRTCHPSAAAQRERYLNHQNTLDNTEYVRRFEAMIAAWEALPGVGAGRAAPPRRVLDFGCGPGDRPVLIELLRRRGCEARGYDPFFAPDADRSQPFDAVFAVETFEHFCGGIADVAETVKSVRAGGHLIVSTLFHPGSAAVTGWWYARDPTHVCFYSPRTMAWIADRFNLRLISCDDKSLCIFSV; encoded by the coding sequence ATGTGCGGCGCGCAAGGAAGGCATTTGGGGGTGGTCTTCGGGCGGCCGATGCACGCCTGCCCGGTCTGTGAATTGTTGTGGGTGCCGCGAACGTGTCACCCTTCAGCCGCGGCCCAGCGCGAGCGGTACCTGAATCATCAGAACACGCTTGACAACACCGAATACGTCCGGCGATTCGAGGCGATGATCGCGGCATGGGAGGCGCTGCCGGGCGTCGGCGCGGGCCGCGCTGCGCCGCCGCGACGTGTGCTGGACTTCGGCTGCGGCCCGGGCGACCGGCCGGTGCTCATTGAGTTGCTGCGCCGTCGCGGATGCGAGGCGAGGGGTTATGACCCGTTCTTCGCGCCGGATGCGGATCGGTCGCAGCCGTTCGACGCCGTGTTCGCCGTCGAGACCTTTGAACATTTCTGCGGCGGAATCGCCGATGTCGCGGAGACCGTGAAAAGCGTTCGGGCCGGAGGCCACCTGATTGTGTCAACGTTGTTTCACCCCGGCTCCGCCGCCGTGACCGGTTGGTGGTACGCGCGCGACCCGACGCATGTCTGTTTTTATTCGCCGCGCACGATGGCGTGGATCGCCGACCGGTTCAACCTGCGGCTCATCTCGTGCGACGACAAGAGCCTTTGTATTTTTTCCGTGTAG
- the nrdZ gene encoding Ribonucleoside-diphosphate reductase NrdZ encodes MLPASMERTVRRDTEVAPTRYGAFGLTKNALTVLEARYLEKDESGKCTETPDDLFDRVARTMADIEARYGGDAKTCSEWKTRFMSLMTSRRFMPNSPTLMNAGRSMGMLSACFVLPVPDSIDGIFDSIKHTALIQKAGGGTGFAFDELRPTGDYIKSSGGTTSGPISFWRAFSEATNAIQQGAFRRGANMGMMYIHHPDILKFLHAKQDLGQFTNYNISVKVTDEWMDAFLKNADTPHVVRNPRTKQEYVLPRNLAIGEYTIKDLVPVADYDGKAAVYTRREIWDIIVRHAWQTGEPGVVFIDRINEANPTPHVGRIEATNPCGEQPLLPYEACNLGSINLGLFVVDEGTAAARVDWDGLRETIHDSVRFLDNVIDANNYPLEQIHDACMGNRKIGLGVMGFADALYKLGVAYNSEDGVAWGERFMKFVNDESHNYSEKLARERGSFPNWPDSTWDKNAHRPMRNSCATTVAPTGTISIIADCSGGVEPMFSLAFFRNVLKGQVQGKAPMVETNETFERVARQRGFYSEGLMEQIATEGTLAHLDGIPEDVKRVFVCAHDIEPHWHIRMQAAFQKHCDSSISKTINFSHDADADDVDRIYRMAYELDCKGVTVYRDGCRSSQPMALKDSEKKHKEMTAGKANGNGNGNGHSDHHDELDENAPAAEVLPTELPRITTATNLFGERITEVKKPVTPPLNPKEPPAITSGIRIRQQTPFGNMHIQITVDPIEQRELEVFAQLGKGGDLATSDLEAICRMISLWLRAGGTLNHVIKQLSGIGSSLQIATRHGRIMSLPDGLAQALKRYIRAKERHGLKAILIGDVDPAEIESEPAVAVPPVGDTTLTGANRLAEPEARPLRPDRNLFGVKCPECGSRLDMGEGCTKCHGCGYSQC; translated from the coding sequence ATGCTGCCTGCTTCGATGGAACGAACTGTCCGACGCGACACGGAAGTCGCCCCCACGCGCTACGGCGCCTTCGGCCTGACGAAGAACGCGCTCACTGTTCTGGAGGCGCGCTATCTTGAAAAGGACGAATCCGGCAAGTGCACCGAAACCCCCGACGACCTCTTCGATCGGGTCGCCAGGACCATGGCTGACATCGAGGCCCGCTACGGCGGCGACGCAAAGACCTGCAGCGAGTGGAAGACCCGCTTCATGTCGCTGATGACCAGCCGCCGATTCATGCCCAACAGCCCGACACTGATGAACGCCGGTCGCTCCATGGGCATGTTGAGCGCCTGCTTTGTTCTGCCGGTGCCCGATTCGATCGACGGCATCTTTGACTCGATCAAGCACACGGCGCTGATTCAAAAGGCCGGCGGCGGCACGGGTTTCGCCTTCGACGAGCTGCGGCCGACCGGGGACTACATCAAGTCGAGCGGCGGCACGACCAGCGGCCCGATCTCCTTCTGGCGCGCTTTCAGCGAGGCGACCAACGCGATCCAGCAGGGCGCGTTCCGCCGTGGCGCCAACATGGGCATGATGTACATCCATCATCCCGACATCCTCAAGTTCCTGCACGCCAAGCAGGACCTGGGCCAGTTTACCAATTACAACATCTCGGTGAAGGTCACCGACGAATGGATGGACGCGTTCCTCAAGAACGCCGACACGCCGCACGTCGTTCGCAACCCGCGCACAAAGCAGGAGTACGTCCTGCCGCGAAACCTCGCCATCGGCGAATACACGATCAAAGACCTCGTCCCGGTCGCGGACTACGACGGCAAGGCTGCGGTTTACACGCGGCGCGAAATCTGGGACATCATTGTCCGCCACGCCTGGCAGACCGGCGAGCCGGGCGTCGTCTTCATCGACCGCATCAACGAGGCCAACCCGACGCCGCACGTCGGCCGCATCGAGGCGACCAACCCCTGCGGCGAGCAGCCGCTGCTGCCGTACGAGGCTTGCAACCTGGGCAGCATCAACCTCGGACTGTTTGTCGTGGACGAGGGCACGGCGGCGGCGCGCGTCGACTGGGACGGTCTCCGTGAGACGATTCACGATTCGGTGCGCTTCCTCGACAACGTGATCGACGCGAACAATTACCCGCTGGAACAGATCCACGACGCCTGCATGGGCAATCGCAAGATCGGCCTGGGCGTGATGGGCTTCGCCGATGCGCTGTACAAGCTGGGCGTGGCTTACAACTCCGAAGACGGCGTGGCGTGGGGCGAGCGATTCATGAAGTTCGTGAACGACGAGTCGCACAACTATTCGGAGAAACTGGCCCGCGAGCGCGGCAGCTTCCCGAACTGGCCTGACAGCACGTGGGACAAGAACGCCCACCGCCCGATGCGCAACAGTTGTGCCACGACGGTGGCGCCGACGGGCACGATCAGCATCATCGCCGACTGCTCGGGCGGCGTGGAGCCGATGTTCAGCCTCGCCTTCTTCCGCAACGTGCTGAAGGGGCAGGTGCAGGGTAAGGCGCCGATGGTCGAGACGAACGAGACGTTTGAGCGCGTCGCGCGACAGCGCGGATTCTATAGCGAGGGACTGATGGAACAGATCGCCACGGAGGGCACCCTCGCCCATTTAGACGGCATCCCCGAGGACGTGAAGCGCGTCTTCGTCTGTGCCCATGACATCGAGCCGCACTGGCACATCCGGATGCAGGCGGCGTTTCAGAAGCACTGCGATTCGTCGATCAGCAAGACGATCAACTTCTCGCACGACGCCGACGCGGACGACGTCGATCGCATCTACCGCATGGCGTACGAACTGGATTGCAAGGGCGTCACCGTCTATCGCGACGGTTGTCGCTCCAGCCAGCCGATGGCCCTGAAGGACTCCGAGAAGAAGCACAAGGAAATGACCGCCGGCAAGGCGAACGGAAACGGCAACGGAAACGGGCACTCGGACCACCACGACGAACTGGATGAGAACGCGCCGGCCGCCGAGGTGCTGCCGACCGAACTTCCGCGAATCACCACGGCGACGAATCTGTTCGGCGAGCGGATCACCGAAGTGAAGAAGCCCGTGACGCCGCCGCTGAACCCGAAGGAGCCGCCGGCCATCACCAGCGGCATTCGCATCCGCCAGCAGACGCCGTTCGGCAACATGCACATTCAGATTACGGTCGATCCGATCGAGCAGCGCGAGCTGGAAGTCTTCGCGCAGCTCGGCAAGGGCGGCGATCTCGCGACCAGCGACCTCGAAGCCATCTGCCGCATGATCAGCTTGTGGCTGCGGGCCGGCGGCACGCTGAACCACGTCATCAAGCAACTGTCGGGCATCGGCTCATCGCTGCAGATCGCCACGCGACACGGTCGCATCATGTCGCTGCCCGACGGCCTGGCCCAGGCGCTCAAGCGATACATTCGCGCGAAGGAGCGGCACGGTCTGAAGGCGATTCTCATCGGCGATGTCGATCCGGCGGAGATCGAGAGCGAGCCGGCCGTCGCGGTGCCGCCCGTCGGCGACACGACGCTGACCGGCGCCAACCGTCTCGCCGAGCCGGAGGCCAGGCCGCTGCGACCCGATCGCAACCTCTTCGGCGTGAAGTGTCCGGAATGCGGCAGCCGGCTCGACATGGGCGAGGGCTGCACGAAATGCCACGGATGTGGTTATTCGCAGTGTTGA